The Pseudoxanthomonas sp. CF385 region GTTCGGACTGGGTGATCCGCGCGATGGCGCGCGCACGGCGGATCCGCAAGGGCAAGGTCACCATCGCTCACCTCCCTGTCGACGACTGTGCCAGTGGCGCTGGCCTGCAAGCCACGCTAATCCAATCCTGCGAAGCCGGGCTTACCGTCCGTCGCCGCGCCGGCTGTCGTCGGCACCCACGCATGTGCGCGACGCGGGAGCGAGCGCGTCTGGACACCGCGCAGCGCGCCGCCGCCGACAGGCGGCGCTTCCCGCTAGCCGGTCCGCCATGCGCGGCGCGTCATTCCGGATGGGCACATCCCGCCCGACATCGGAGGTCGCCATGATCATCGCCTGGCGCTACATCTGCATCTTCCGCCATCCCATCACCAAGATCTGCCTGAAATGGATCCGCATCCCCATCATCGTCTGGGTGGAGCCCTTCTTCGAGTTCCCGCCGCGTCGCGAACCGCCGTGGTTCGGCGGCGAAGGCATCCGTCCGGAACTCGCACGCGACCTGCAGATCCTGGCCACGATCGACGCGCTCGCGCAGACCCTGTCCGAAGGCCGGCAGAAAGCGCTGCTGCAAACGGTGCAGGCGCAGTTCGACGCCATCGAACTGCCGGACGGCCTGTCCATCACCTCGGACCGCGACCTGCCGGGCGATGCCACGAAGGCGTGAGCCGCGGCGTTGGTGTCACGGCCGCCAGGGACGGCGGCCGCGATGGACGAACGTCCGTCAGCTACACGCATTACCTCGCGCGCGCCTGTCCGACGCGTCCGTCGCGCGGCGTTGTCGGTACGGACACCGCGCTGCAGGGGTGCCCCACTCCACGAACGACGACGTCCACCGCAACCACCCACGACAGGAGCACGCCATGCCGTACTACGCCGGGTTGAAGGATGCCAGGTACAAGCCCGCCGACCGCAAGCGCATCGTCCAGGGCCTGCAGCGTCTCCGGGACGGGTTCGCCGAACAGGGCATCCCCACGCGCAGCGCGACGGATACCCTGCTGCTCGCCACCTGGAACATCCGCGAGTTCGACAGCGGCAAGTACGGCCCGCGCAGCGCGGACGCCTATTACTTCATCGCCGAGATCCTGCAACGCTTCGACCTGATCGCCCTACAGGAGATCAAGACCAGCCTGTACGGCCTGCAGACGGTGCGCCGCCTGCTCGGCAGCTCGTGGGACTACGTGGTCACCGACGTGTCGCTGGGTACGTCCGGCAACGCCGAACGCATGGCGTTCCTGTACGACACGCGCAAGGTGACGTTCTCCGGCCTCGCCGCCGAAGTCGTGCTTCCTTCTTCGAAGAAGGCCACGCCGGTCGTGCAGTTCGCGCGCAGCCCCTACCTGTGCGGCTTCAAGGCCGGCTGGTCGCAGATCAACCTCTGTACCGTGCACATCTACTATGGCAAGGGCGTGGCGGTCGATCCGCAACGGTTGGCGGAGATCAAGCACCTCGCCAACACGCTGAAGAAGCACGCCATCGACATGCAGAGCGGGCCGGTCCATTCGCCGGACGGCGACGACGAGTTCCGCGAGAACCTGATCGCGCTCGGCGACTTCAACATCTTCAACCGCGACGACGTGACGTTCGAGGCGCTGACCTCGGCCGGTTTCAGGATTCCCGACGGCCTGCAGGAAATCCCCGGTTCGAACGTCAAGCACGACAAGCACTACGACCAGATCGCCTACCTGAAGGACCTCAACCGCATGACGGCGACGGGCAAGGCCGGGGTGTTCGACTTCTTCGACTACGTCTACCGCCTGGAACAGGATGAAGCCCTGTACGCGGCGCTGTTCGGTGCGACGAAGGCGAAGACGTTCCGCGACTGGCGCACCTACCAGATGTCGGACCACCTGCCGATGTGGTGCGAGTTCCGCATCGACCAGTCCGACGAATACCTGCAGCAACTGCTGGACGGCTGACCCTGGCGGGATACGTTTACTCCCCGAACACCACCACGCTGTTCCCTGCCGGCCATTCGTTGCGGCGGGTCTCCCCGCCGTCGCTGCGCGGTGTCCACGGCACCCGGCCTACGTCGCCGATGCGCGCGTAGCGGCCCTGCGAACGGAAGCGGTCGATCGCGAACGGCAGGCCTTCGCTGGCCAGCGCGCTGGCGCCGTCGGACAGGTGCATGTGCAGCTGCGGGTCCGATGCGCTGCCGCTGAAGCCGACCTCGGCGAGCTTCTCGCCCCGGCGTACGCGCTGGCCGGGCACGACGCGCGCGCTACCGGGGCGCAGATGGCCGTAGTGAACGAAGCGTCCGTCGCCGAGGTCGAGCACGACGGTGTTGCCGGCGCCGGTGTCGAGCGCGTGGTCCGTG contains the following coding sequences:
- a CDS encoding endonuclease/exonuclease/phosphatase family protein, which produces MPYYAGLKDARYKPADRKRIVQGLQRLRDGFAEQGIPTRSATDTLLLATWNIREFDSGKYGPRSADAYYFIAEILQRFDLIALQEIKTSLYGLQTVRRLLGSSWDYVVTDVSLGTSGNAERMAFLYDTRKVTFSGLAAEVVLPSSKKATPVVQFARSPYLCGFKAGWSQINLCTVHIYYGKGVAVDPQRLAEIKHLANTLKKHAIDMQSGPVHSPDGDDEFRENLIALGDFNIFNRDDVTFEALTSAGFRIPDGLQEIPGSNVKHDKHYDQIAYLKDLNRMTATGKAGVFDFFDYVYRLEQDEALYAALFGATKAKTFRDWRTYQMSDHLPMWCEFRIDQSDEYLQQLLDG